One genomic segment of Pedobacter endophyticus includes these proteins:
- a CDS encoding isoaspartyl peptidase/L-asparaginase family protein → MRALKLFTVLVLCVLAVNVSAQQKKYVMVIHGGAGTILKKNMTSEMEAAYIAALTKALQAGYAEIKAGKASLDAVEATIHVLENDPHFNAGKGAVFTHNGRNELDASIMDGKTLMAGAVAGVTTVKNPISAARAVMEKSEHVMMVGAGADQFAKDAGLEIVDPKYYWTKERWDGLQQAIKEDSTKAVLDHGSKKSELLGSKNHDYKFGTVGCVALDKAGNLAAGTSTGGMTNKKYGRVGDSPIIGAGTYCNNETAGISCTGWGEFYIRNVVAKTVSDLMEYKGLSVNEASKIAIDKVGKMGGDGGLIALDKKGNVSMTFNTEGMYRGTITADGKVEVSIYK, encoded by the coding sequence ATGAGAGCATTAAAATTATTTACAGTATTAGTATTGTGTGTGCTGGCAGTGAACGTTTCTGCGCAGCAAAAAAAATATGTTATGGTGATTCATGGCGGTGCAGGCACCATTTTGAAGAAAAACATGACTTCGGAAATGGAAGCGGCCTACATTGCGGCGTTAACGAAAGCCCTGCAAGCGGGTTATGCCGAAATTAAAGCCGGCAAAGCAAGTTTAGATGCCGTAGAAGCAACCATTCACGTGTTAGAGAACGATCCTCATTTTAATGCCGGTAAGGGCGCAGTTTTTACCCACAATGGCAGAAATGAACTCGATGCCTCTATTATGGATGGTAAAACCTTAATGGCAGGCGCTGTTGCAGGCGTAACTACGGTTAAAAATCCGATTTCGGCAGCACGGGCGGTGATGGAAAAATCAGAACACGTAATGATGGTTGGTGCAGGTGCCGATCAGTTTGCAAAAGATGCCGGGCTGGAGATTGTCGACCCAAAATATTACTGGACAAAAGAGCGTTGGGATGGTTTGCAGCAAGCAATTAAAGAAGATTCTACCAAGGCTGTTTTAGATCACGGCAGTAAAAAATCAGAATTACTGGGCAGCAAAAACCACGATTATAAATTTGGTACCGTAGGCTGCGTGGCCTTAGATAAAGCCGGAAACCTGGCCGCAGGAACTTCAACCGGGGGGATGACCAACAAAAAATACGGTCGCGTTGGCGATTCGCCAATTATAGGTGCCGGAACTTATTGCAACAACGAAACCGCTGGGATTTCGTGCACCGGTTGGGGCGAATTTTACATCCGCAACGTAGTGGCAAAAACAGTTTCCGATTTAATGGAGTATAAAGGTTTATCAGTAAACGAGGCTTCTAAAATCGCCATAGATAAAGTGGGTAAAATGGGCGGCGACGGTGGTTTGATCGCTCTAGATAAAAAGGGCAACGTATCGATGACATTCAATACCGAAGGCATGTACAGGGGCACAATTACTGCCGATGGCAAAGTTGAAGTAAGTATTTACAAGTAA
- a CDS encoding cyanophycinase: MKQSFLTLLMAYCCTVMACGKATNTPAPETGGETTKPVTKRRPASIGIVGDSSNVVKTTNGGMVLMGGGKDVDAAFKWMIDKSGGGDVVVLRASGTDAYNPYINGLGNVNSVETLLINTKELANNDTVAYIIRNAEMVFIAGGDQSDYMNNWKGTKTEQALNYLMNEKKAPVGGTSAGCAILGGFYYSGETGGLTSAQALANPYDVNVTLYNNDFLKAPYLQNVITDQHYLTRAREGRSVVFLGRINNDWKTAAKCIATDERTAVCIDKNGKAQVFGDYAEARPYSYAYFISADAAKQPEQMVANKKVIWSNNEKALAVYEIPASVNGGGSFNVANFKANEATGGKWYWWWVADGVLNKKDQ; this comes from the coding sequence ATGAAACAATCATTTCTTACACTCCTTATGGCTTATTGTTGTACCGTAATGGCCTGCGGCAAAGCAACAAACACACCCGCACCGGAAACGGGCGGAGAAACAACAAAGCCGGTTACAAAACGCAGGCCAGCCTCTATCGGAATTGTTGGCGATAGCAGCAATGTGGTCAAAACGACAAATGGCGGTATGGTTTTGATGGGCGGGGGCAAAGATGTTGATGCCGCCTTCAAATGGATGATCGATAAAAGCGGAGGCGGCGATGTGGTCGTTTTACGTGCTTCGGGAACTGACGCCTATAATCCGTATATTAATGGGCTTGGCAATGTTAATTCCGTTGAAACGTTGCTAATCAATACGAAAGAGCTGGCAAATAACGATACCGTTGCCTATATTATCCGCAATGCCGAAATGGTTTTTATTGCGGGTGGCGATCAGTCGGATTATATGAACAATTGGAAGGGAACCAAAACCGAACAGGCATTAAATTACCTAATGAACGAAAAAAAAGCGCCGGTTGGCGGCACCAGTGCAGGTTGCGCAATTTTAGGCGGTTTTTATTATAGCGGCGAAACCGGCGGGCTTACTTCTGCCCAGGCCCTGGCAAACCCATACGATGTAAATGTTACGCTTTATAACAACGATTTCCTTAAAGCGCCTTACCTACAAAATGTAATTACCGATCAGCATTACCTCACCCGGGCACGTGAAGGAAGATCTGTCGTTTTTTTAGGCAGGATAAACAACGACTGGAAAACTGCGGCCAAATGTATCGCAACTGATGAAAGAACTGCAGTTTGTATTGATAAAAACGGCAAGGCGCAGGTTTTTGGCGATTATGCTGAAGCCAGGCCCTATAGTTATGCCTATTTTATTAGTGCCGATGCCGCAAAACAGCCGGAACAGATGGTGGCCAACAAAAAAGTTATTTGGAGCAATAACGAAAAGGCCCTTGCTGTTTACGAAATTCCTGCATCGGTAAATGGTGGTGGAAGCTTCAATGTTGCTAACTTTAAAGCCAATGAGGCCACTGGTGGTAAATGGTACTGGTGGTGGGTTGCCGATGGCGTGTTAAATAAAAAAGATCAATAA
- a CDS encoding RagB/SusD family nutrient uptake outer membrane protein, whose protein sequence is MINKIYKQYIFIFSLLLLSAGCTKLDLVPTDTISPDKAYRNINDINLGVLGAYALLDGGTIGVVSTVSDEAMFPTENTVGNSDAFRWLYNSGSGSVTSQYGTFYVAIDRINRTLAGLDALTLTGPDVATGARYRGELLALRAYFHFELLRNYASSYQTGALGVPYMKASAIGYPARDNFETVIADAKADLVDAKPLIPAAFTDKTRITKTAVSAIQARLALYEKNWAEAIGYANEVIAAFPLATKAQFPGIWTDANDSEVIWKAKRVGTTDSRLGDFYFRQTGGIVLYAPAFKLINTFDKVNDIRYPAYIKFDATRTGTKSQYLVNKYIGGTSTAPGLTDIKLFRTGEMYLIKAEAEAESTGDAAGDLNALRAARINAYTNVSFADKASLIAAIMEERYKELAFEGHRFFDLKRRNLPVERLAADAVNASGAVTLPTTQAQYSLPIPAAEISVNKNTVQNPKY, encoded by the coding sequence ATGATTAATAAAATATATAAACAATACATCTTCATTTTCTCCCTGCTACTGCTTAGCGCAGGTTGCACAAAGCTCGATCTGGTGCCAACTGATACCATTTCGCCAGATAAGGCGTACAGAAATATAAACGACATCAATTTGGGTGTTTTAGGCGCTTATGCTCTTTTAGATGGCGGTACAATTGGCGTGGTTTCTACGGTTTCTGACGAGGCCATGTTTCCGACAGAAAATACCGTTGGCAATAGCGATGCTTTCAGGTGGTTGTACAACTCGGGAAGCGGATCGGTAACTTCGCAATACGGTACTTTTTATGTTGCAATAGATCGCATCAACCGCACACTTGCCGGTTTAGATGCCTTAACCTTAACTGGCCCCGATGTGGCCACGGGAGCGCGTTACCGTGGCGAATTATTGGCCTTACGTGCTTACTTTCACTTCGAACTGCTTCGTAATTACGCCTCATCGTACCAAACGGGTGCTTTGGGAGTTCCTTATATGAAGGCATCGGCAATTGGTTACCCCGCACGAGATAATTTTGAGACAGTGATTGCCGATGCAAAAGCGGATTTGGTTGATGCAAAGCCACTAATTCCAGCAGCATTTACCGATAAAACCCGAATTACAAAAACTGCCGTGTCAGCCATTCAGGCAAGATTGGCCTTGTACGAAAAAAACTGGGCCGAAGCAATTGGTTATGCCAACGAAGTTATTGCTGCATTTCCGCTTGCGACAAAAGCACAGTTTCCGGGCATCTGGACGGACGCAAACGATAGTGAAGTAATTTGGAAAGCAAAACGCGTGGGTACAACCGATTCTCGCCTGGGCGATTTCTATTTCCGCCAAACGGGAGGGATTGTGTTGTATGCACCAGCTTTTAAATTGATCAATACTTTTGATAAAGTAAACGATATCCGTTACCCCGCCTACATTAAATTTGATGCAACCAGAACAGGAACAAAATCGCAATATCTTGTTAACAAATACATCGGCGGTACTTCAACAGCGCCAGGTTTAACCGATATTAAATTGTTCCGCACCGGCGAAATGTATTTGATCAAGGCAGAAGCCGAGGCAGAATCAACAGGCGATGCGGCAGGCGATTTAAACGCTTTGCGTGCCGCCAGAATTAATGCGTACACCAATGTTTCGTTTGCCGATAAAGCGAGCTTAATTGCTGCAATTATGGAAGAAAGATATAAAGAACTGGCTTTTGAAGGGCACCGTTTCTTCGATTTAAAAAGAAGAAATTTGCCTGTTGAGCGATTGGCGGCCGATGCTGTAAACGCATCCGGCGCAGTTACCTTGCCAACAACGCAGGCGCAATATTCGTTGCCCATTCCAGCGGCCGAAATATCGGTGAATAAAAATACGGTTCAAAATCCTAAGTATTAA
- a CDS encoding TonB-dependent receptor yields the protein MKFYTQCRSAVAENAGQTATKHPNHQFFKAMKLFVVLMTAFCLQVSAAAFSQRVSISQKNTPLVRVLKEIKRQTGYFFLYDSDLIQQKSKPVTINLKNAELKEVLAQALKSQPFGWEIKENTILIFPSTTTIESTKAIDVSGKVVDENGNPMPGASVRVKGQSAIAVTDAQGNFTLRNVDENAVLVISYIGYTDREVLAKSGLGTLELLPAAGNLSDIVVTGYTNYTKSQSANASSLVTADKINDVPGLTVDQILQGRVPGMSVISTSGQPGQSASVVIRGIGSVNGSSTPLFVLDGVPIEAGYFQTINPEDIESATVLKDASAKALYGSRGSNGVIVLTTKKGKAGKVAVSYTSQYGFSNLSRANFEMMNTQQRLQFEEEVGASFGRNIGPGWTYSPKNPTYINGTAATRARADFIIDSLQQINTDWRDVFFQRGKFQEQQVSISGGNENLRFYNSLNYYNQEGVAKRTGLDRYSLRSNLDFKDDKFSGNVNLSLGYSQSSFTEGEGSTSAGTAMSAVYYALPYENPYAPDGTLIHQGNKSSYFILDQREGSQALERLLNSSDKTEQLKSIISTAFAYQILPELKVTTRAGIDYRQSTDQQFVNPDSYYGSRSVANTLGGKGRLTDASRRNFNIISTTGITYAKKFNELHDFEASAFYEYVYNNYNTFGFSAYGIDGRLPETPAGATNGSATYLPSTTGGKTKNALASFMGVARYTYDEKYTLTGSYRYDGSTRVAPQNKWHGFYSIGANWNAKAEEFLKSSELISDLRIRGSYGITASPFGGDFLYLPTYAVNTSYGGVAAIRATTPGNDAFDWEYVKEFNTGFDLAMFKNRLRVTVDYYNRKTTNMFINQPLSATSGFSELNLSAGVMRNRGVEFDVSGDVIRSKDFIWTLGVNAGYNKNKILHVTDLVDSYPDGDTRILQVGLPYGTYYAPDWAGVNPQTGEAQYYNLDGSITTTYNVNTQSTTNSGSLYPTFTGGFNTSLSYKGITASALFSFVSNVMRWNNEDFYNENQRYSTSNQTVRMLENRWQVPGDTGNDAILQRFDIPRNFTSKDIQDASFLRLRNVNIGYSLPKSLLEKTKIIKGVRIFIQGQNLFTWTKWRGLDPENNAVYGRFQYPNTRTYTAGLNVNF from the coding sequence ATGAAATTTTACACTCAATGTAGAAGTGCCGTTGCCGAAAATGCAGGGCAAACCGCTACCAAACATCCTAACCATCAATTTTTTAAGGCTATGAAACTTTTTGTTGTTTTAATGACTGCTTTCTGCTTGCAGGTAAGTGCTGCGGCATTTTCGCAGCGGGTAAGCATTAGCCAAAAGAATACGCCACTGGTGCGTGTGTTGAAAGAAATTAAACGCCAAACGGGCTATTTTTTCCTTTATGATTCGGATTTGATTCAACAGAAATCTAAGCCCGTTACCATTAACTTAAAAAATGCGGAACTTAAAGAGGTGTTGGCGCAGGCGCTGAAATCGCAGCCGTTTGGATGGGAAATAAAAGAAAATACCATCTTAATTTTTCCAAGTACGACGACTATTGAAAGCACGAAAGCGATTGATGTTAGCGGTAAGGTTGTTGATGAGAACGGAAACCCCATGCCGGGCGCTTCCGTGCGTGTAAAAGGTCAGTCTGCAATTGCGGTAACCGATGCGCAAGGAAACTTTACCCTCAGAAATGTAGACGAAAATGCAGTTTTGGTTATTTCTTACATCGGTTACACCGATCGCGAAGTGTTGGCCAAATCGGGCTTAGGTACGTTGGAATTGTTGCCCGCCGCGGGTAATTTAAGCGATATTGTGGTAACGGGTTACACTAATTACACGAAATCTCAATCGGCCAATGCCAGTTCATTGGTAACGGCCGATAAAATCAACGATGTGCCAGGCTTAACTGTCGATCAGATTTTGCAGGGCCGCGTGCCAGGTATGAGCGTAATTTCTACCTCCGGCCAGCCCGGTCAAAGCGCTTCGGTTGTAATTCGCGGTATTGGTAGCGTAAATGGTTCATCTACTCCATTATTCGTTTTGGATGGAGTACCCATTGAAGCTGGTTATTTTCAAACCATCAATCCGGAAGACATCGAATCGGCTACGGTTTTGAAAGATGCTTCGGCTAAGGCGCTTTATGGTTCAAGAGGCTCAAACGGTGTTATCGTGTTAACAACCAAAAAAGGCAAGGCGGGTAAAGTTGCCGTTAGCTACACCTCACAATATGGTTTCTCTAATTTGAGCCGCGCAAACTTCGAAATGATGAACACGCAACAGCGGTTACAGTTTGAGGAAGAAGTTGGTGCAAGTTTCGGGCGCAACATCGGGCCAGGATGGACCTATTCGCCCAAAAACCCCACTTATATAAACGGAACTGCGGCCACCCGTGCACGTGCAGATTTTATTATCGATAGCTTACAGCAAATTAATACCGATTGGAGAGATGTTTTCTTTCAACGCGGTAAGTTTCAAGAACAACAAGTAAGCATTAGCGGTGGCAACGAAAACCTGCGTTTTTACAATTCCTTAAACTATTACAATCAGGAAGGTGTGGCCAAACGGACCGGATTAGATCGTTATTCCTTAAGAAGCAACCTCGATTTCAAGGATGATAAGTTCAGCGGAAATGTGAACCTTTCATTAGGTTATTCACAATCGAGCTTTACCGAAGGAGAGGGTTCAACAAGTGCAGGAACCGCCATGTCGGCAGTTTATTATGCGCTGCCTTATGAAAATCCGTATGCACCCGATGGCACCTTAATTCATCAAGGCAATAAGTCATCTTATTTTATTCTCGATCAACGCGAAGGCAGTCAGGCTTTAGAGCGTTTATTAAATTCGTCAGATAAAACAGAGCAGTTAAAGTCTATCATCAGCACTGCTTTTGCTTATCAAATTTTGCCAGAATTAAAGGTAACTACCAGAGCAGGTATCGATTACCGCCAATCTACCGATCAGCAATTCGTCAATCCCGATTCTTATTATGGCTCGAGAAGCGTTGCCAACACCTTGGGCGGTAAAGGCAGGTTAACGGATGCCAGCAGAAGAAACTTCAACATTATTTCGACCACAGGCATAACCTATGCAAAGAAATTTAACGAACTGCACGATTTCGAAGCTTCGGCCTTTTACGAATATGTGTACAACAATTATAACACGTTTGGTTTCAGCGCCTACGGTATCGACGGCCGTTTGCCAGAGACACCAGCGGGTGCAACCAACGGAAGTGCAACTTATTTACCTTCGACAACTGGCGGCAAAACCAAAAATGCGTTGGCCTCTTTTATGGGCGTTGCCAGATACACGTATGATGAAAAATACACCCTAACCGGAAGTTACCGTTACGATGGTTCGACAAGAGTGGCTCCGCAGAACAAATGGCATGGTTTCTATTCAATTGGTGCTAACTGGAATGCCAAGGCGGAAGAATTTTTGAAATCATCGGAGCTGATTTCTGATTTACGCATTCGTGGCAGTTACGGAATTACCGCAAGTCCGTTTGGTGGCGATTTCTTGTATCTGCCCACTTACGCGGTAAATACTTCGTACGGTGGTGTGGCCGCAATAAGGGCAACAACGCCGGGCAACGATGCCTTTGACTGGGAATATGTTAAGGAATTTAATACCGGATTTGATCTAGCCATGTTCAAAAACAGATTGCGTGTAACGGTTGATTACTATAACCGGAAGACCACAAACATGTTCATCAACCAACCTTTATCTGCAACATCGGGCTTTAGCGAGCTCAACCTGAGCGCCGGTGTAATGCGCAACCGAGGGGTAGAGTTTGATGTAAGCGGCGATGTAATCAGATCAAAAGATTTTATCTGGACATTGGGCGTTAACGCCGGTTATAACAAAAACAAAATACTTCATGTTACCGATCTGGTAGATTCTTATCCTGATGGCGACACGCGTATTTTGCAGGTTGGCTTACCTTACGGAACTTATTATGCGCCAGATTGGGCAGGCGTAAATCCGCAAACCGGAGAGGCACAATATTATAATCTCGATGGATCGATTACCACAACCTATAATGTGAATACGCAAAGCACCACCAATTCCGGAAGCTTATATCCAACATTTACGGGCGGTTTTAATACCTCGTTAAGTTATAAAGGCATTACCGCATCGGCATTATTCTCGTTCGTATCAAACGTGATGCGTTGGAACAACGAAGATTTTTATAACGAAAATCAACGTTATTCAACCAGTAACCAAACCGTTAGGATGTTAGAGAACAGGTGGCAGGTTCCGGGCGATACCGGAAACGATGCCATTTTGCAAAGATTCGATATTCCTAGAAACTTTACATCGAAAGATATTCAGGATGCATCTTTTCTTAGATTGAGAAATGTGAATATTGGTTATTCTTTGCCAAAAAGCTTGTTAGAAAAGACGAAGATCATCAAAGGTGTCAGGATTTTCATTCAAGGGCAAAACCTGTTCACATGGACCAAATGGAGAGGATTAGATCCTGAAAATAACGCCGTTTACGGTCGTTTTCAATATCCAAACACCAGAACTTACACGGCAGGTCTTAATGTTAACTTTTAA
- a CDS encoding FecR family protein — MPSFRPQKDIKNIIDRYLSGKATAEEILFLESYYDYLSKNENLGANSAEDLQNLEEENFDAIRTKIALPKKSKIIPFYKYASAAAILILICGGFYFFFNRDITNNEIEPKLATVENIDVLPGTDKAILTLADGTKVVLDDKTTKNISDKNGVTISKAKHGQLIYAAAGSNHALAHKTVAYNTIQTPRGGQFQVLLPDGTKVWLNAASSLKYPESFVGNTRNVELSGEAYFEVAKNKDLPFHVKSLNQDVEVLGTHFNINGYMDDRTIKTTLLEGSVKVSNFNSAKLLKPGEQAIADLSGNSKIQITSDVDTNDETAWKNGLFQFNDAELKGILNQLERWYDIKIDYSFVPNKRYNGMVPRKAKLSEVLKMLEKTGNIKFEITEGKKLKVLR, encoded by the coding sequence ATGCCCTCATTTCGTCCTCAAAAAGATATAAAAAACATTATCGATCGCTATTTGTCGGGCAAGGCAACGGCAGAAGAAATCCTTTTTTTAGAATCCTATTATGACTATTTGAGTAAAAATGAAAATCTTGGTGCCAATAGTGCCGAGGATTTACAAAATCTGGAGGAAGAAAACTTCGATGCCATCCGAACGAAGATCGCATTGCCGAAAAAATCCAAAATCATTCCTTTCTATAAGTACGCTTCAGCCGCCGCGATATTGATCTTAATATGTGGCGGTTTTTATTTCTTTTTTAATAGAGACATTACCAATAACGAAATCGAGCCGAAGTTGGCCACAGTAGAAAACATAGATGTACTGCCGGGAACCGACAAGGCTATTTTAACATTGGCCGATGGTACAAAAGTGGTGTTGGATGATAAGACCACAAAAAACATCAGTGATAAAAACGGCGTTACAATCTCAAAAGCCAAACATGGTCAGTTGATTTATGCGGCTGCCGGTTCGAACCATGCTTTGGCGCATAAAACCGTGGCTTACAATACCATTCAAACACCCAGGGGCGGTCAATTTCAGGTTTTGCTGCCCGATGGTACAAAAGTGTGGCTCAATGCGGCTTCATCGTTAAAATATCCAGAGTCTTTCGTAGGTAATACCCGTAATGTTGAACTTTCTGGCGAAGCCTATTTTGAGGTGGCGAAAAACAAGGACCTGCCATTTCACGTAAAAAGTCTCAATCAGGATGTTGAAGTGCTGGGTACTCATTTCAACATCAACGGTTACATGGACGATCGAACCATCAAAACAACTTTATTAGAGGGCAGTGTGAAGGTAAGCAATTTCAACTCAGCTAAACTATTAAAACCGGGCGAACAGGCAATTGCTGATCTATCGGGAAATTCAAAAATCCAAATCACTTCGGATGTAGATACCAACGATGAAACGGCATGGAAGAATGGCCTTTTTCAGTTTAATGATGCTGAGCTGAAGGGCATTCTTAATCAATTAGAAAGATGGTACGATATTAAAATCGACTACTCATTTGTACCCAATAAACGCTATAACGGTATGGTGCCGCGTAAGGCGAAGCTATCCGAAGTATTGAAAATGCTCGAAAAAACAGGAAACATCAAATTTGAAATCACCGAAGGGAAAAAATTAAAAGTATTGAGATAA
- a CDS encoding RNA polymerase sigma factor produces the protein MKASITCEGDNSENFLFDLLKQGDEAAFDKIYRLYWIDLYNAAYRRLPEKEKCQDIIQNVFADLWNRRTTLDLQNPLAYLHTAVRFQVLKHIARSPKGSFFADYFENQLISPLQADGELLEREAKGVIELFIKALPEKRRRIFLLHYYEGLSTAKISVALNVSQKTVQNQLTTATHALKFRLTHLFVLVVSVYSAFSR, from the coding sequence TTGAAAGCTTCGATAACTTGTGAGGGCGATAACAGCGAGAATTTTCTTTTTGACTTATTAAAGCAAGGAGACGAGGCTGCTTTTGATAAAATTTACCGCCTTTATTGGATCGATCTTTATAATGCGGCGTACAGGCGTTTACCCGAAAAAGAGAAGTGTCAGGATATTATTCAAAATGTTTTCGCCGATCTCTGGAACCGAAGAACAACGCTCGATTTACAAAATCCACTGGCTTACCTACACACCGCAGTACGCTTTCAGGTATTAAAACACATCGCCAGATCGCCAAAAGGCAGCTTTTTTGCCGATTACTTCGAAAATCAACTGATTTCGCCACTACAGGCCGATGGTGAGTTGCTGGAACGGGAAGCGAAAGGCGTAATTGAATTGTTTATAAAAGCACTTCCGGAAAAGCGAAGAAGAATATTTCTGTTGCACTACTACGAAGGCTTATCTACAGCTAAAATTTCGGTAGCGCTAAACGTTTCTCAAAAAACGGTTCAAAACCAGCTTACCACCGCAACCCATGCGCTAAAGTTTCGGTTAACGCATCTGTTTGTGTTAGTAGTTTCCGTTTATTCTGCATTTTCGAGATAA
- a CDS encoding DEAD/DEAH box helicase → MTNPFQLLGISDDVVNAVKDLGFENPTPIQEQSIPVLLEGNNDFVGLAQTGTGKTAAFGLPLLELIDFKVNKPQALILCPTRELCLQIANDLKNFSKNVANAHVVAVYGGANIMQQLREIRQGVQIVVATPGRMLDIIGRKAIDFSNVKYVVLDEADEMLNMGFQDDINDILSTTPDDKKTWLFSATMPSEVRRIAKKYMNEPVELTMGTKNTGNVNIEHEYYIVRARDKYAALKRIVDFNPEIFAVVFCKTKLDTQDIAEHLIKDGYNADALHGDLSQQQRDKVMQRFRERNMQLLIATDVAARGIDVNNVTHVINYSLPDEIESYTHRSGRTGRAGKTGISICIINSKELGKIRQLERIIGKQFTKAELPTGFDVCEKQLFSLVHKVHNVEVNNEQIDQYIPRIMDEFADLSKEDVIKRFASLEFNRFLDYYSKAPDLNAAVGEDRGGDRERGGRGRGSEGYTRLFINLGSVDEFTRGDMLSFICNNGKIAGKSVGKIDLKGVFSFFEVEDDVADKVFEGFKSVEFNGRQVRIEKSGDGGGGERRGGGERRGGFGGERRGGGGGFRGGDRRSGGERSGRREGGSREGGGFRDFSGRSREDKGGSTGGRREGGSGERRKKW, encoded by the coding sequence ATGACAAACCCATTTCAATTATTGGGGATAAGTGATGACGTCGTTAATGCCGTAAAGGACCTTGGATTCGAAAATCCAACGCCTATTCAGGAGCAAAGTATTCCTGTACTGTTAGAGGGCAATAACGATTTTGTTGGTTTGGCCCAAACAGGAACAGGAAAAACAGCCGCATTTGGTTTGCCGCTGTTAGAACTAATCGATTTTAAAGTAAATAAACCACAGGCATTAATTTTATGCCCTACCCGTGAGTTATGTTTACAGATCGCTAACGACCTTAAAAACTTTTCTAAAAACGTTGCTAATGCCCACGTTGTTGCCGTTTACGGTGGCGCGAACATTATGCAACAACTCCGCGAAATACGCCAAGGCGTTCAAATCGTGGTGGCCACGCCCGGCCGTATGTTGGATATCATTGGCCGTAAAGCCATCGATTTTTCAAACGTTAAATATGTTGTGCTTGATGAAGCTGACGAAATGTTAAACATGGGTTTCCAGGATGACATTAACGACATTTTATCAACCACTCCTGATGACAAAAAAACCTGGTTATTCTCGGCTACAATGCCGTCAGAAGTTCGCCGTATTGCAAAAAAATACATGAACGAGCCTGTTGAATTAACCATGGGCACCAAAAACACAGGTAACGTAAATATCGAACACGAATACTACATTGTTCGTGCCCGCGATAAATATGCAGCCCTAAAACGTATTGTAGATTTCAATCCCGAAATTTTTGCAGTAGTATTTTGTAAAACCAAATTGGATACACAAGATATTGCCGAGCACTTAATTAAGGATGGTTACAATGCTGATGCCTTACACGGCGATTTATCGCAGCAACAACGCGATAAGGTAATGCAACGTTTCCGTGAGCGTAACATGCAATTGTTAATTGCTACCGATGTTGCCGCTCGTGGTATCGATGTAAACAACGTAACCCACGTAATCAACTATTCATTGCCTGATGAAATTGAAAGTTATACTCACCGTTCTGGCCGTACCGGTCGTGCAGGTAAAACTGGTATTTCAATCTGTATCATCAACTCTAAAGAGTTGGGCAAAATCCGTCAACTCGAACGCATTATTGGTAAGCAATTTACCAAGGCCGAGTTGCCTACAGGTTTCGATGTTTGCGAAAAACAACTATTCTCTTTAGTACATAAAGTACATAACGTAGAAGTTAACAACGAACAAATCGATCAGTACATTCCTCGTATTATGGATGAATTTGCTGATTTATCAAAAGAAGATGTAATCAAGCGTTTTGCCTCATTAGAGTTTAACCGTTTCTTAGATTACTATTCGAAAGCCCCAGATTTAAATGCTGCAGTTGGCGAAGATCGTGGTGGCGACAGAGAACGTGGTGGTCGCGGACGTGGTAGCGAAGGCTATACCCGTTTGTTTATCAACCTGGGCTCCGTAGATGAATTTACCCGCGGCGATATGTTATCATTTATCTGTAACAACGGAAAAATTGCTGGCAAAAGCGTTGGTAAGATCGATTTAAAAGGCGTTTTCTCTTTCTTTGAAGTTGAAGATGATGTTGCTGATAAAGTTTTCGAAGGCTTTAAATCTGTTGAGTTCAACGGTCGTCAGGTTCGCATTGAAAAAAGCGGCGATGGCGGTGGCGGAGAAAGACGCGGTGGTGGAGAAAGACGTGGCGGTTTCGGCGGTGAGCGCAGAGGCGGCGGCGGTGGTTTCCGTGGCGGCGACAGAAGATCTGGCGGTGAACGTAGCGGAAGACGTGAAGGTGGAAGCCGCGAAGGCGGTGGTTTCAGAGATTTCTCTGGCCGCAGTCGCGAAGACAAAGGCGGTAGCACTGGTGGACGCAGAGAAGGCGGAAGCGGCGAACGCAGAAAAAAGTGGTAA